In Haloarchaeobius litoreus, the following are encoded in one genomic region:
- a CDS encoding GTPBP1 family GTP-binding protein — MSPDRAVLERALERGEQEGGNVEFKERLNKDVHLADGRRESLAAQLRHRVLSGDGEALYVVGVTDDGGLAGIEPGTFSESMDVLSLLAEEAGAHLDDVQTWGVGEDDERGIVGVAVVREGAVLETDDTHIVVGTAGHVDHGKSTLVGSLVTGQSDDGDGSTRGYLDVKPHEVERGLSADLSYAVYGFDDDDGPVHMDNPHRKQDRARVVEEADRLVSFVDTVGHEPWLRTTIRGLVGQKLDYGLLTVAADDGPTKTTREHLGVLLATELPTMVAITKADLVDDERLREVEREVERLLREVDKTPLRVERHGVDAAVEEISETVVPIVTTSAVTMDGLDTLDELFERLPKTAGDDGEFRMYVDRTYSVTGVGAVASGTIMAGEVEAGDELLLGPMPGGDWREVEVRSIEMHYHRVDEARAGRIVGIALKGVSESEISRGMALVPGDTGPATVREFEADVMVLNHPTRIDDGYEPVVHLETISEAAIFHPADGQLLPGDTGHATVRFKFQPYLVEEGQRFVFREGQSKGVGTVTGVHRH, encoded by the coding sequence ATGAGCCCCGACAGGGCCGTGCTGGAACGGGCCCTCGAACGCGGCGAGCAGGAAGGCGGCAACGTCGAATTCAAGGAACGGCTCAACAAGGACGTCCACCTGGCGGACGGCCGGCGCGAGAGCCTGGCGGCGCAGCTCCGTCATCGCGTGCTCTCCGGCGACGGGGAGGCGCTGTACGTCGTCGGCGTCACGGACGACGGCGGCCTCGCGGGTATCGAGCCCGGCACCTTCTCCGAGTCCATGGACGTGTTGAGCCTGCTGGCCGAGGAGGCCGGCGCACACCTCGATGACGTCCAGACGTGGGGCGTCGGCGAGGACGACGAGCGCGGCATCGTCGGCGTCGCGGTGGTCCGCGAGGGAGCCGTCCTCGAGACGGACGATACACACATCGTGGTCGGTACGGCGGGGCACGTCGACCACGGCAAGTCGACGCTGGTCGGCTCGCTGGTCACCGGGCAGTCCGACGACGGCGACGGCTCCACGCGGGGCTACCTCGACGTGAAGCCGCACGAGGTCGAGCGCGGGCTCTCCGCGGACCTCTCCTACGCCGTCTACGGCTTCGACGACGACGACGGGCCGGTCCACATGGACAACCCGCACCGGAAACAGGACCGCGCCCGCGTCGTCGAGGAGGCCGACCGCCTCGTCTCCTTCGTCGACACGGTCGGCCACGAGCCGTGGCTCCGCACCACGATTCGCGGCCTCGTGGGGCAGAAGCTCGACTACGGTCTGCTGACGGTCGCGGCCGACGACGGCCCGACGAAGACGACACGCGAACACCTCGGCGTGCTGCTCGCGACCGAACTGCCGACGATGGTCGCCATCACGAAGGCCGACCTCGTCGACGACGAGCGCCTGCGCGAGGTCGAACGCGAGGTCGAACGCCTGCTCCGCGAGGTCGACAAGACGCCCCTGCGTGTCGAGCGCCACGGCGTCGACGCGGCCGTCGAGGAGATCAGCGAGACGGTCGTCCCCATCGTCACGACCAGCGCGGTGACGATGGACGGCCTCGACACGCTGGACGAGCTGTTCGAGCGCCTGCCCAAGACCGCCGGCGACGACGGCGAGTTCCGGATGTACGTCGACCGGACCTACTCCGTCACCGGCGTCGGCGCGGTCGCCTCCGGCACCATCATGGCCGGCGAGGTCGAGGCCGGCGACGAACTCCTGCTCGGGCCGATGCCGGGCGGCGACTGGCGCGAGGTCGAGGTGCGCTCCATCGAGATGCACTACCACCGCGTCGACGAGGCACGGGCGGGCCGCATCGTCGGCATCGCACTCAAGGGCGTCAGCGAGTCCGAGATATCGCGTGGGATGGCACTCGTCCCCGGCGATACCGGCCCCGCCACCGTGCGGGAGTTCGAGGCCGACGTCATGGTGCTGAACCACCCGACGCGCATCGACGACGGCTACGAACCGGTCGTCCACCTCGAGACCATCAGCGAGGCCGCCATCTTCCACCCGGCGGACGGCCAGCTGCTCCCCGGCGACACCGGCCACGCGACGGTCCGCTTCAAGTTCCAGCCCTACCTCGTCGAGGAGGGCCAGCGGTTCGTCTTCCGCGAGGGCCAGTCCAAGGGGGTCGGCACCGTCACCGGAGTCCACCGGCACTGA
- a CDS encoding J domain-containing protein, giving the protein MRDSPLLFGLAAVFAGLTTVLLVVAIVTRELFVLGIAAPLAVTTYLFWFQASGKLRERVDAGTYRDAFGQRRRAAERKAAEGPRGPRSRFGREARRAAEERRRRARATAAGATAGGRRQRSQGERRRRAPRSTEGPTRGEALDRLDLDADADQADVREAYRSKVKEVHPDTTGGDEEAFKRVTAAYDRLSEE; this is encoded by the coding sequence GTGCGAGACTCACCGCTGTTGTTCGGTCTGGCGGCGGTGTTCGCGGGCCTGACGACGGTGCTGTTGGTCGTCGCCATCGTCACCCGCGAGCTGTTCGTCCTCGGGATCGCGGCCCCGTTAGCCGTGACCACGTACCTGTTCTGGTTCCAGGCGAGCGGGAAGCTGCGCGAGCGCGTCGACGCGGGCACGTACCGCGACGCGTTCGGGCAGCGGCGACGGGCGGCCGAGCGGAAGGCGGCGGAGGGCCCACGCGGGCCGCGGAGCCGGTTCGGCCGGGAGGCCCGTCGGGCGGCCGAGGAGCGTCGCCGCCGGGCCCGTGCGACGGCAGCGGGCGCGACGGCGGGCGGTCGCAGGCAGCGAAGCCAGGGCGAGCGCCGGCGGCGCGCACCGCGGTCGACCGAGGGACCGACCCGGGGCGAGGCGCTGGACCGGCTGGACCTCGACGCCGACGCGGACCAGGCCGACGTGCGGGAGGCGTACCGGTCGAAGGTCAAGGAGGTCCACCCGGACACGACCGGTGGCGACGAGGAGGCGTTCAAGCGGGTGACGGCGGCGTACGACCGGCTGTCCGAGGAGTGA
- the pyrF gene encoding orotidine-5'-phosphate decarboxylase — protein MRFFDRLAARIDDRNTVVSVGLDPDTDRIPEFLADHDLPRWAFNRRIIDATHEHAACFKPNAAFYEDADGWRALRETVAYAHGKDVPVLLDAKRADIGNTTRQYAKLLDVVDGITVNPYMGRDSLAPFLSREDAGVFVLARTSNPGGTDFQDLELATGEPLYERVATRASEWNEHGNVGLVVGATTSDELEDVRERVPHLPFLVPGVGAQGGDAEAAVEHGLTELPEGTESAARGVDVGLVNSSRGIIFAGENARGEGEFFAAAGDAARRLKRRLNQYR, from the coding sequence ATGCGCTTCTTCGACCGACTCGCGGCCCGCATCGACGACCGGAACACGGTCGTCTCGGTGGGGCTGGACCCCGACACGGACCGCATCCCCGAGTTCCTCGCGGACCACGACCTGCCGCGGTGGGCGTTCAACCGCCGCATCATCGACGCAACCCACGAGCACGCCGCCTGCTTCAAGCCCAACGCGGCGTTCTACGAGGATGCCGACGGCTGGCGCGCCCTGCGCGAGACCGTCGCCTACGCCCACGGGAAGGACGTGCCCGTGCTGCTCGACGCCAAGCGCGCCGACATCGGCAACACGACGCGCCAGTACGCGAAGCTGCTCGACGTCGTCGACGGCATCACCGTGAACCCCTACATGGGCCGTGACTCGCTCGCGCCGTTCCTCTCGCGCGAGGACGCCGGCGTGTTCGTGCTCGCCCGCACGTCGAACCCGGGCGGGACGGACTTCCAGGACCTCGAACTCGCCACCGGCGAGCCGCTGTACGAGCGCGTCGCGACCCGCGCCTCGGAGTGGAACGAGCACGGCAACGTCGGGCTCGTCGTCGGCGCGACCACGTCGGACGAACTGGAAGACGTCCGCGAGCGCGTCCCCCACCTCCCGTTCCTCGTCCCCGGCGTCGGCGCACAGGGCGGCGACGCAGAGGCCGCCGTCGAACACGGCCTCACCGAACTCCCCGAGGGCACCGAGTCCGCGGCCCGCGGCGTCGATGTCGGGCTCGTGAACTCCTCGCGCGGCATCATCTTCGCCGGCGAGAACGCACGCGGCGAGGGCGAGTTCTTCGCCGCCGCCGGCGACGCAGCCCGACGGCTCAAGCGCCGGCTGAACCAGTATCGCTGA
- a CDS encoding beta-ribofuranosylaminobenzene 5'-phosphate synthase family protein, translated as MATVGVGARLHFGFGNLSLAHTRLYGGLGVALAEPRVRVTATRADRVDCADETVRGFAERATGLLGVPGVAVSVEESLPRHVGLGSGTQLALATLAAVAHTYDREPRVRERAPDLGRGGRSGVGVAAFEDGGFVVDGGHPTARFTTDPPAEGEWTVPPVVARHELPADWRFVLAIPDASRGRNGDREEESMRAVVERAEPGIADEVAGVVNRRLLPAAAEGRLDDFGDAVAAVGRLNGAWYADEQGGVFRPPVGTVVDELASDPAVTGVGQSSWGPTVYGVTDTAREDAAAAAAREALRAADVDGEVRVVAPASRGARVE; from the coding sequence ATGGCAACGGTCGGCGTCGGCGCGCGCCTGCACTTCGGCTTCGGGAACCTCTCGCTGGCGCACACCCGGCTCTACGGCGGACTGGGGGTGGCGCTCGCGGAGCCGCGGGTGCGGGTCACGGCGACGCGGGCCGACCGTGTTGACTGTGCGGACGAGACGGTCCGGGGCTTCGCCGAGCGCGCGACCGGGCTCCTGGGCGTCCCGGGAGTGGCCGTCTCGGTCGAGGAGTCGCTCCCGCGGCACGTCGGACTCGGGAGCGGCACGCAGCTCGCGCTGGCGACGCTGGCCGCGGTCGCACACACCTACGACCGAGAGCCGCGAGTCCGCGAACGGGCACCCGACCTCGGCCGCGGCGGGCGTTCGGGGGTCGGCGTCGCGGCGTTCGAGGACGGCGGGTTCGTCGTCGACGGCGGGCACCCGACCGCGCGGTTCACGACCGACCCGCCCGCGGAGGGCGAGTGGACCGTCCCGCCGGTGGTCGCCCGGCACGAGCTGCCCGCGGACTGGCGGTTCGTGCTCGCGATCCCCGACGCGTCCCGGGGACGCAACGGCGACCGCGAGGAGGAGAGCATGCGCGCCGTCGTCGAACGCGCGGAGCCCGGCATCGCCGACGAGGTCGCGGGCGTCGTGAACCGCCGGCTCCTGCCCGCCGCCGCGGAGGGCCGGCTCGACGACTTCGGGGACGCCGTCGCCGCCGTCGGCCGCCTCAACGGCGCGTGGTACGCCGACGAGCAGGGCGGGGTGTTCCGGCCGCCGGTGGGGACCGTCGTCGACGAGCTCGCCAGCGACCCGGCGGTCACCGGCGTCGGGCAGTCCTCGTGGGGGCCGACGGTGTACGGGGTGACCGATACGGCCCGCGAGGACGCCGCCGCGGCCGCCGCGCGCGAGGCGCTCCGGGCGGCCGACGTGGACGGCGAGGTGCGCGTCGTCGCGCCCGCGAGCCGCGGCGCACGGGTGGAGTGA
- a CDS encoding glycosyltransferase translates to MDPEVAVAHYPEGAGHATRMLAVAKALEDRGATIRLAGGGPGKRFVELNGYQEYVPAVVDYIGDYQDGGNLLRVITHSVPMSGKRVYDYAQWLRRTEPDALVTDDMFAAMAATLTGTPLHVLTHNSPHFYDAAVEEWFTWLLTKHQLYECEQFLYPAVWPPCDDDPDGVTHVPPVALECDDDRTVEPFDVLVVPSHYSDSLDELVAGLREDGHSVTRVGGEDWETVPAMLPHLVAADVVVCSGYSTVMEAAVAGTPCIIWPFTDEQRGVGRVIQEAGVTGFQIEHSVPHIRRAVANPPDPPSFENGAEVAADAIVDGL, encoded by the coding sequence ATGGACCCCGAGGTCGCCGTCGCCCACTATCCGGAAGGTGCCGGTCACGCCACGCGGATGCTCGCCGTGGCGAAGGCGCTCGAAGACCGCGGCGCGACCATCCGCCTCGCCGGCGGCGGCCCGGGGAAGCGGTTCGTCGAACTCAACGGCTACCAGGAGTACGTCCCCGCGGTCGTGGACTACATCGGCGACTACCAGGACGGCGGGAACCTCCTCCGCGTCATCACCCACAGCGTCCCGATGAGCGGCAAGCGCGTCTACGACTACGCGCAGTGGCTCCGCCGGACCGAGCCCGACGCGCTCGTCACCGACGACATGTTCGCCGCGATGGCCGCCACGCTGACCGGGACGCCGCTGCACGTACTCACGCACAACTCGCCGCACTTCTACGACGCGGCCGTCGAGGAGTGGTTCACCTGGCTGCTGACGAAGCACCAGCTCTACGAGTGCGAGCAGTTCCTCTACCCGGCGGTGTGGCCGCCCTGCGACGACGACCCCGACGGCGTCACGCACGTCCCGCCCGTCGCGCTGGAGTGCGACGACGACCGCACGGTCGAGCCGTTCGACGTGCTCGTCGTCCCGAGCCACTACTCGGATTCGCTCGACGAACTCGTCGCGGGCCTCCGCGAGGACGGCCACAGCGTCACCCGCGTCGGCGGCGAGGACTGGGAGACGGTGCCGGCGATGCTCCCGCACCTCGTAGCCGCCGACGTCGTCGTCTGCTCGGGCTACTCGACGGTGATGGAGGCCGCCGTCGCCGGCACCCCCTGCATCATCTGGCCGTTCACCGACGAGCAACGCGGCGTCGGCCGGGTCATCCAGGAGGCCGGTGTCACCGGCTTCCAGATCGAGCACTCCGTGCCGCACATCCGCCGCGCCGTCGCGAACCCGCCGGACCCACCGAGCTTCGAGAACGGGGCCGAGGTCGCAGCCGACGCCATCGTCGACGGGCTGTAG
- a CDS encoding class I SAM-dependent methyltransferase, protein MDQLAYYEDDAAVEKYAEVGREGLRPNERRLLDEYVDGDGGRVLDLGCGSGRVTAPLAERGFDVVGIDVSETMVEVARELHPGVEFRVDDATDLSFPDASFDYVLFAGRGIDDVRPAASRMRAILEAWRVLKPGGVFAFDANNQLSRFVVDPTDRSAVAEAWRFVRRNRRAGTLRSRYALVEYSNGIDLTYAIVPPAQRRQLHDVGFDVAGLVPSTDDGRPTLLDPRPYYVARKPPRAAG, encoded by the coding sequence ATGGACCAGCTGGCGTACTACGAGGACGACGCGGCCGTCGAGAAGTACGCCGAGGTCGGTCGCGAGGGACTGCGACCCAACGAACGTCGCCTGCTCGACGAGTACGTCGACGGCGACGGCGGCCGCGTCCTCGACCTGGGCTGTGGCTCCGGTCGGGTGACGGCACCGCTCGCCGAGCGCGGGTTCGACGTGGTCGGCATCGACGTGAGCGAGACGATGGTCGAGGTCGCACGGGAGCTCCACCCCGGCGTCGAGTTCCGCGTGGACGACGCCACCGATCTCTCGTTCCCGGACGCCTCGTTCGACTACGTGCTGTTCGCGGGCCGTGGCATCGACGACGTCCGCCCGGCGGCCAGTCGGATGCGGGCGATACTCGAGGCGTGGCGCGTCCTGAAGCCCGGCGGGGTGTTCGCCTTCGACGCGAACAACCAGCTCTCCCGGTTCGTCGTCGACCCGACCGACCGCTCGGCCGTGGCCGAGGCCTGGCGGTTCGTGCGGCGGAACCGTCGAGCGGGGACGCTCCGGTCCCGCTACGCGCTCGTCGAGTACTCGAACGGCATCGACCTGACGTACGCCATCGTCCCGCCGGCACAGCGTCGCCAGCTGCACGACGTCGGCTTCGACGTGGCCGGGCTCGTCCCGAGCACCGACGACGGCCGACCCACGCTGCTCGACCCGCGGCCGTACTACGTCGCCCGGAAGCCACCGAGAGCAGCGGGTTGA
- the ilvD gene encoding dihydroxy-acid dehydratase, producing the protein MHDRPEKPEGLRSREVTEGPERAPHRAMFRAMGYDDTDLSSPMVGVANPAADVTPCNVHLDDVAASAIEGVEAAEGMPIEFGTITISDAISMGTEGMRASLISREVIADSVELVAFGERVDALVTVAGCDKNLPGMLMASIRTDLPSVFLYGGSIMPGEHGGREVTVQNVFEGVGAVASGDMTEDELDDLERHACPGAGSCGGMFTANTMASISEALGMAPLGSASPPAEEESRYEVAHRAGELALEAVEEDRRPSDILTKESFENAIALQVAIGGSTNAVLHLLALAAEAGIDLDIEEFDEISHRTPKIADLQPGGTRVMNDLHELGGVPVVLRRLLEGGYLHGDAATITGRTMAEELAHLEAEGELPSDDDIEADFLYTTDEPLHEEGAIKILTGNLAPDGAVLKVTGEDNFHHEGPVRVFESEEAAMKYVQEDRIESGDVLAIRNEGPRGGPGMREMLGVTAAVVGAGHEDDVALLTDGRFSGATRGPMVGHVAPESYVGGPIGALEDGDVVTVDIPNRELSVDLGDEEIESRLESREEPEPAYTSGVLAKYGRDFGSAANGAVSNPGAKQE; encoded by the coding sequence ATGCACGACCGACCCGAGAAGCCCGAGGGGCTCCGCAGTCGCGAGGTCACCGAGGGCCCGGAGCGGGCTCCACACCGGGCGATGTTCCGCGCGATGGGCTACGACGACACCGACCTCTCCTCGCCGATGGTCGGGGTCGCGAACCCCGCCGCGGACGTGACGCCCTGCAACGTCCACCTCGACGACGTGGCCGCGTCGGCCATCGAGGGCGTCGAAGCCGCCGAGGGGATGCCCATCGAGTTCGGCACCATCACCATCTCCGACGCCATCTCGATGGGGACCGAGGGGATGCGCGCGTCGCTCATCTCGCGCGAGGTCATCGCGGACTCGGTGGAACTCGTCGCGTTCGGCGAGCGCGTCGACGCGCTCGTCACCGTCGCCGGCTGCGACAAGAACCTCCCCGGGATGCTGATGGCGTCCATCCGCACCGACCTCCCGAGCGTCTTCCTCTACGGCGGCTCCATCATGCCCGGCGAGCACGGGGGCCGCGAGGTCACCGTCCAGAACGTGTTCGAGGGCGTCGGTGCGGTCGCCTCGGGCGACATGACCGAGGACGAACTCGACGACCTCGAACGGCACGCCTGTCCCGGCGCGGGCTCCTGCGGCGGGATGTTCACCGCGAACACGATGGCATCCATCTCCGAGGCGCTGGGGATGGCACCGCTGGGCAGCGCCAGCCCGCCCGCCGAGGAGGAGTCGCGCTACGAGGTCGCCCACCGCGCCGGCGAGCTGGCGCTGGAGGCCGTCGAGGAGGACCGTAGACCGTCGGACATCCTCACGAAGGAGAGCTTCGAGAACGCCATCGCGCTCCAGGTCGCCATCGGCGGCTCCACGAACGCGGTGCTGCACCTGCTCGCGCTGGCCGCCGAGGCCGGCATCGACCTCGACATCGAGGAGTTCGACGAGATCAGCCACCGGACCCCGAAGATCGCCGACCTCCAGCCCGGCGGCACCCGCGTCATGAACGACCTGCACGAGCTCGGCGGCGTGCCCGTCGTCCTCCGGCGGCTGCTCGAGGGCGGCTACCTCCACGGCGACGCCGCGACCATCACGGGCCGGACGATGGCCGAGGAGCTGGCACACCTCGAGGCGGAGGGCGAGCTGCCCTCCGACGACGACATCGAGGCGGACTTCCTCTACACGACCGACGAGCCGCTCCACGAGGAGGGTGCCATCAAGATCCTCACCGGCAACCTCGCGCCCGACGGCGCGGTTCTCAAGGTCACCGGCGAGGACAACTTCCACCACGAGGGCCCGGTCCGCGTCTTCGAGAGCGAGGAGGCCGCGATGAAGTACGTGCAGGAGGACCGCATCGAGAGCGGCGACGTGCTCGCCATCCGGAACGAGGGGCCACGCGGCGGCCCGGGGATGCGCGAGATGCTCGGCGTCACCGCGGCTGTCGTCGGCGCGGGCCACGAGGACGACGTCGCGCTCCTCACCGACGGCCGCTTCTCCGGTGCGACGCGGGGACCGATGGTCGGCCACGTCGCCCCCGAGTCCTACGTCGGCGGCCCCATCGGCGCGCTGGAGGACGGCGACGTGGTGACGGTGGACATCCCGAACCGCGAGCTGTCGGTGGACCTGGGCGACGAGGAGATCGAGTCCCGGCTCGAATCGCGCGAGGAACCGGAGCCGGCGTACACCTCGGGCGTCCTCGCCAAGTACGGCCGTGACTTCGGCTCGGCGGCCAACGGCGCGGTGTCGAACCCCGGCGCGAAGCAGGAGTAG
- a CDS encoding DUF7504 family protein — protein MTQAHRFEEVLTDTVLSHHRDLLVAGPSRETVRPVPTRILAWAAQPGDGAALVTTRDAARTLLDRVTMEVPTLDRDRIGVVDCTPTHDVVRANPRERHWSVPSPTDLTGASMAINECLETLREAGVDRRHLLFDSLSTLLLSTDAETVFRYAHQVLLSGGATGLSLFPVYTNVTDGTDFERLKHLFDGMVRVRRQDGGREVRFVGIRGTPAGWVRLETDVSPTDAGSR, from the coding sequence ATGACGCAGGCGCACCGCTTCGAGGAGGTCCTCACCGACACCGTGCTCTCGCACCACCGGGACCTGCTGGTCGCGGGCCCGAGCCGCGAGACGGTCCGACCGGTCCCGACCCGCATCCTCGCGTGGGCAGCCCAGCCGGGCGACGGCGCGGCGCTGGTGACGACCCGGGACGCCGCCCGCACGCTCCTCGACCGCGTCACGATGGAGGTTCCCACCCTCGACCGAGACCGCATCGGCGTCGTCGACTGCACGCCGACACACGACGTCGTCCGGGCGAATCCGCGGGAACGCCACTGGAGCGTCCCGTCGCCGACGGACCTGACCGGCGCGAGCATGGCCATCAACGAGTGTCTGGAGACGCTGCGAGAGGCCGGCGTCGACCGTCGCCACCTCCTGTTCGACTCGCTGTCGACGCTGCTGCTCTCGACCGACGCCGAGACCGTGTTCCGCTACGCCCACCAGGTGCTCCTCTCGGGTGGTGCGACCGGGCTGTCGCTCTTCCCGGTGTACACGAACGTCACCGACGGCACGGACTTCGAGCGCCTGAAGCACCTGTTCGACGGGATGGTCCGGGTGCGTCGGCAGGACGGCGGCCGCGAGGTCCGGTTCGTCGGGATTCGAGGCACGCCGGCGGGCTGGGTCCGGCTCGAAACGGACGTGTCACCGACCGACGCCGGGAGTCGGTGA
- a CDS encoding Cdc6/Cdc18 family protein produces MITDPRVLRDEWVPSEVRHRNAECNQLSTALAPVADDDRPGNVFLHGPPGTGKTCCAQYIVSQFCREVRDVAHEYVNCWTDSTRFAVLERLLANVGAATDVHRSSTPVDELVRRLRDHGEPYIAILDEVDVLRDTAVLYDLYQIPHVAVVLVANREEAFLADLDPRLQSRLRTCASIRMQPYTTDQLAAILADRVRMGFEPGTVDDAQLERIADAAAGDARLAINVLRAAARNAEDAGAARLDPEHVTAAIPEAEHDVRRKTLSKLTAHQRVLYEVVRDAGEVDAATLHERYEGRVDDPNVRRTRRKHLNKLCEYDLLTKEGETSSRVYRVVEPTPTS; encoded by the coding sequence ATGATCACGGACCCGCGGGTGCTTCGGGACGAGTGGGTCCCCTCGGAGGTTCGCCACCGGAACGCCGAGTGCAACCAGCTCTCGACCGCGCTCGCCCCCGTCGCCGACGACGACCGACCGGGCAACGTCTTCCTGCACGGCCCCCCGGGCACGGGCAAGACCTGCTGTGCGCAGTACATCGTCTCGCAGTTCTGCCGCGAGGTGCGCGACGTGGCCCACGAGTACGTCAACTGCTGGACCGACTCGACGCGCTTCGCCGTGCTCGAACGGCTGCTCGCGAACGTCGGCGCTGCGACGGACGTCCACCGGTCGTCGACGCCCGTCGACGAGCTGGTCCGCCGGCTGCGCGACCACGGCGAGCCCTACATCGCCATCCTCGACGAGGTCGACGTGCTGCGGGACACGGCCGTGCTCTACGACCTCTACCAGATCCCCCACGTCGCGGTCGTCCTCGTCGCCAACCGGGAGGAGGCGTTCCTCGCGGACCTCGACCCGCGCCTCCAGAGCCGGCTGCGGACCTGTGCCTCCATCCGGATGCAGCCGTACACGACCGACCAGCTGGCCGCCATCCTCGCCGACCGGGTGCGCATGGGGTTCGAGCCCGGCACCGTCGACGACGCCCAGCTCGAGCGCATCGCCGACGCCGCCGCCGGCGACGCGCGACTGGCCATCAACGTCCTCCGGGCGGCCGCCCGGAACGCCGAGGACGCCGGTGCGGCACGCCTCGACCCCGAGCACGTCACCGCGGCCATCCCCGAGGCCGAACACGACGTGCGCCGGAAGACGCTCTCGAAACTCACCGCCCACCAGCGCGTGCTGTACGAGGTCGTCCGCGACGCCGGCGAGGTCGACGCGGCGACGCTCCACGAGCGGTACGAGGGTCGCGTCGACGACCCGAACGTCAGGCGCACGCGCCGGAAGCACCTGAACAAGCTCTGCGAGTACGACCTGCTGACGAAGGAGGGCGAGACGAGCTCGCGTGTCTACCGGGTCGTCGAGCCGACACCGACGTCCTGA